Part of the Benincasa hispida cultivar B227 chromosome 12, ASM972705v1, whole genome shotgun sequence genome is shown below.
CACCTTagcgtgagggcctttgtaaatggatcagcaatgttgtgctccaaatCTATCTGCGTAatgatcacgtccccttgatgcataatctctcgAATTAGATGATACTTCCGTTCAATGTGCTTACCGTGCTTGTGACTCTgaggctctcgggaattagccacagcaccactattatcacaataaagagtgatgggctttgacatgtctggaactacttccagatatgtcaagaatttcctaagCCACCCAACTttcttagcaacttcacaagctactacatactcagcctccatggtaaAGTAAAAAATgtacccctgcttggtgcttcttcAAACTACTACtcttccgttaagagtgaacactgatcatgatgtgaatttcctagaatccttatcaatttggacatcagagtccatgtattctgtaaggatcaaatccttagaaccatacacgagcatgtagtccctcgttctccaaagatacttaaggatgttcttaacgacagtctagtgatcaaatcctagattagactgatatctactactATTCTCACCACATAACAAATGTCAGATCTAATACATAACATCGTATATATCAAGctgccaacaaccgatgcatagagAACCtgtctcatttcttcaacctcttgaggtgtcttaaggcACTGTTGCTTAGATAATATAACTCTATGTCTGAAAGGGAGTAAACCCCTCGTAGAGTTCTGCATGAAATTTTTACAAgaatcttgtcaatgtatgatgcctgagacaggttAGCAAtttattctttcgatctctagaGATCTGAATGCCCAGAAAAAACTGCAtatctcctaaatctttcattttgaattaggTCACTAACTAAAtcttaatttcagtcagtagacctacatcattctcaatgagtaagatatcgtcTACATGCAACACTATAAAAGCCACTAAACTATTTCTTGTAAACACGAGGctcatcaacataaaaatcaaagttataggatttgatcgtagtatcaagtctattccaagatcgagaagcttgcttcagtccataaatggactgattaagcttgcaaattttttgctcttgaccctgggttatgaatccctcaggctgctccatataaatggtctcctcaagattgccatttagaaaagcaatcttgatgtccatttgccaaatctcatagtcataatatgaggcaatggacagaagaatccatatagacttcaacatggtaacaggtgagaaagtctcctcatagttaacTCCCTCAACTTGAGTATAATCCTtttccacaagtctagccttgaaggtgtGCACTTTCCCATCAATACCccattttcttttgtagatcctgcaacctataggtttaacaccatcaggttgatctacaagatcccaaacagaACTtaaatacatagactccatttcgagatccatagctttgatccattcatctttgtcaacatcctccattgctttcttgttaaacaatggatcctcaacatcttcgtcagctaccatagctaggatttttaTTAAACCTATATGATGaacaggtgggtttgcaaccctctcactatgtcgaggttccttCAACACTTGAAGTGGATTTGACTTgctagatgaaccaacttcaacaacttttgttgagatgttgtgttcttcaacaactcttgttgaagattcagtagtttccttggaaagttcatttaatacaattttattaCAGggtttatgctcccttatgtggtcattttctaaaaatgtagcgttTATCgacataaacactttattttctttaggattatAAAAGTAATCACCTCTctttcctttagggtaacctacaaataggcacaattttgaacgaggttccagttttttaggatttgcctcaagcacatgtgctaggcaaTCCCATATCCAGAAATggcataaactagctttatgaccattccataattccaaaagtATTCTCGTAACACTCTTGAATGGAACACGGTTTAAAATATAAGTTGCAATCTGTACTGCATAACTaaaaaacgagtcaggtaaggaagcataactcatcatagaccaaatcATGTctacagggttcgatttctcctttctgatacaccattctgctgaagtGTACCAAAtgtcgagagttgggatacaattacatgttctatcaaatagttctgaaatGTAAGATCTAaaaactttccacctcgatcacatggaaatgtcttaattgtttaatttaatgcattttcaacttcaaccttaaactctttgaactttacaaaagtttcaaacttctgtttcattaaataaacatatccatatcttgaataatcattagtaaaagtgatgaaatattcaagccttcctcttgctttaacattcatcagaccacagaggtctgaatgtacaagttccaaaggttctttggccctatgaccttttccagtaaaatatcttttactcaTTTTACTtccaaggcatgattcacacacaggtaatgaattttcttctaactcacttagaaatttattcttaaccaatctcctaattctattgagattgatatgtCATAACCTTATGTGCCAAAGACgggtattttctttaggagaaattttaaatcttttattttgagttaccacaattttaaacatttctatgttCATGAGGgttttagttgctaacggtcttagcacataaagattatcttcaagatttgcagaacaaatatatacaccatttttgtaaatagacACTTTATTTACTTCAAATGAAATAGAGTATTTTTGTTCTaataagcactttacagaaataaggttccttttcaaGTTTGGAACCatatatacattatctaatataatatatgatttctATAAACAAAGTCGAAGTCCTCCCATTGCCACAGTCAAGATGACGTGCCCAATTCCAacacgcatcgtcatctccccaGTTTTCTATTGCctctaggaactaattccttgaaatgaagaataGACATGGTTAGtgacacctgaatcaattatcaggttgaatcatcattctccatgaaacaagttttcaatacaagtaaatcacatttaccttgcttggccttcttcttttttgccaagtatttgggacaatttcctcttccaatgtccctcgtggttgcaatggaaacaaattccctttgCAGCTTTGGCCTTCTTGCTCTTCTGGGCAACAGTTAGttggttagctttcccctttccgcttttcttcttcttcaacttttttgtGTTGGAAGAATAAgacacagacttagttccagaggatgaTTTTCTGTAGAAGTTCTTAGAGGACGATGCAACATTTATCTctcatttttgttcattttttttcatcaaggaccggaaagtctgtagctcattgagcaaagtggttaggttgtagtcaatcatgttcataacagcattgttACAGAACTGTAGGAACCTTTCAGGCAAAAATTCGAAGATGAAGCTAATCTGATTGGCCTATTGATGAtagactcattcatctctgacacgttgaaatggaccatcatgttgagaacgtattctctaacagatgcctcctcttgcatacgagcattgaagatgtgttttagaACATCATGCCTGAGTTGTACAGATGGAAGTCCAAACATCTCCTACagggagtccatgatctcacgagtaGTGATCATGGACTCatacttcttggccaagacttcatataggcttgccaagatatacgctcgagccttttcatttgcccttatCCGGTGCTTGTATGTCTCTCGAACATTTCAAGTGGAATTTTTAACAGGAATAGGAGCACATTCCTCCATAATGACAAAACGAAGGTCATTGATGATTAGtattgtgttgattgtgtttttcaatGTTGTATAGTTTCCACCGATAAGTTTTTCAGTATCGAGTAAATTCAATGTAGCAGAAGTCATAATGAAACttgctgaaaccatacaatttatttatgttaGTACTCAATGTATTAATCCATTTgcaaaaaccaatcaaatttagcaaaataatctaatgcaccctatgtgacatctattttgcaataatgtTTTAGTGAGATAGGACAAAAGCCATCGTAGGGTGATaaggtgccccttcactgaaatgagactatctcaaccaatagataaaacaactctttgttacTATAACTATCAATCACCATTGTCCGATCCATAAATTAttaaactcgcttaacattttcttgtaagtgtaacccctcattttagattctagagtttttagaatttctccaaaattggCCACGTACTGCCACGAACTCAAAACCCTCGATCCAAGATGGCCACCACCAATTGGAGCCTTTTGTATTCCCTGGGATGAGAATCtaagaagttgtgggctcttgaAATTTTGGGAGAGAGGGAGATTAATTTTTTAGAGGGAAAAAGTCTGGGGAAAATTACAAAGAGCTCAATTTGGTCCAgtcttctgtgaagaagatgaagacgtgaaaaaaactaaaactctTCATGTTCTTCCATCagagagaaaaagggggagggagctcctataaattaatttaataaaataattcaactaattattttaataaattaactaatatatatatatgataaccaccttatcatatattaaactatatgttatatcaaatataatgtataacctatagtttaatattgtatcaaatacaatataacctatagttttcagtCTCTCattaatggtatttaatataaacctcatttatattaaattcaattatatgaatccaattcacataattaatatttgaatcatatttaaatatttatttcctctcaactaaattttatttctgacgtatcaaatatattataataattatatcatatataattaaattaaattaattatatcacatataattaattccctcatttaatttgaacatttcaaattaatccaaaattgattctcattaaatccctattgagctacataggagacctcatggacctatagcttgaagctccaatagtacttgaataattaattaaattcattattcaacatccattaactatcgagcacttcactaaagaccgacaactgcagttgcactatagatatattcctgtgcctattggatataactagtcaatagtacgatgatccttcacaaattgctcataagtacagataggccaaaattatcgttttgtccttgtagttacatttaactctttaagtaccactgatccctctaataaacaataaatcatagtccaattatgaccaaacccttctcgggTAGGGAGAGGGTatggcgccatattgttcaagcctcgaaattagcccttcagggagtaatttatctacttatcctgatgtcaaggaaggaatgaattccattttgtgtagctgtattcccaactccccaatcagacgaatctccaaaatggtaggcttattgactCGTGatttggtcactctcactcatacaaatcaaagaaccatcttcataggcaagagtttaaaactcactcaagattcaggtcatgtcacttatggtcattctagtgaaacgTAAGTCtaaattatgaacgacgttatgtaatgagactagtcatttcgtggtacagtcttatacaaactcttttgtatagaataccccccctcacatgtctccacatgactGATCAGGATCagttcatttgtagcactttacaaaaattgtaatatCTATAAAACGGACCATATtcttagtgtcaccaggataaggtatccaaccttatctatctactacagaccatttaggttatcacttaaacatgatccacctgtatgtctctacatatatgtttaaactaaagatgataaccttggatgttagtttattggtttgtatgtttaatgttactaaatgtcaaataaacatctcatattttattaaataaataaatgtttgtacaatacaattacaaactacaggaccttacAAGATTTAGGCATAAACCCCAAcagtctctacatacatgtttaagtttcataaaataaccttggatcttagtttattaaattgaaCTAATGCAATCTAAATATTAATATAGTACCTcttgttttattatatatataatttgtatttacaaactacaagatacactcAATTTAAGACATTAACTTCAATAGAATCTGATTCACCATATGTATTAAATTTGATCTAAGATTTATAATTGCATGTTAGGCTACAAATCCTTGTAATTAGGCAGAATCATGTTTGAATCCCTCTTTATTCATActtgaacttttgtttatttccTTTCCTTACTAATTTATGCGAttcaaaatttatcaatttttcttaGAAGTCATTTATTACTAGGTTGTCATAGTTGCAACCTTAAGAAAGTtcttgttttgattttgaaattttgttgaaaaattgttCTTTTGGGAGACCGACTTGGAATTCTTTCCAATCTTTTCACTACTTGTAGATTGTACACACTTTGCACTAGATTGAAGACTTTTCTTTCAAAAGATTTTCAATTTAGTCACGTGTTGTCAATGGATCAACTCTTTTGAAAAAacctatatttatttttaacttcattcaATTTTCACATCATTCTACTTCAAAGTTGAATTGATGtgaattttatttctttcaccATCCACAACTTTTATTTTCACATCCTTTATATTCCTacactttatattattttgtaatttttttccatttctttccTAAATTTATGCATTtataatatacatataaaagTTGTCTTACTATATAAAAACGGTGATGAATATGGTCAAAGTCTAATTGAGCCACAATCAAAATCTTATTAACTAACTATAACGATTtaatttctatcaatttctataaagtttttcaaaatttaatttgacgTTGATATTTCCATACAATCGAGATCTCAATATTTCTATCGACATCGATATTGTGAACCGCTACGAATAGCTTTTGTTACATTTCCCATCTTCGAATAGTTTATCCTCATTTTCATAATTactatatactaaaaaaaacttgTAACTAAGACCCCGTTTGGTAACGATTTGTTTTTCgagtttttgttttgaaaactaGGCACTACTTCTACCTCTAAATGTCTTCCTTTTTTATCTGCTTTTtaaccaatggtttaaaaaaccaaatcaaattttgaaaactaaaaaaaaaaatagcttttaaaaacttgtttttgtttttgaaatttgactaagaatttaagCATTGTACAttagaaagatgcaaatcgtGATAAGAAATGGGGAAAAAATagccttaattttcaaaaatcaaaaacaaaaaacaaaagaaaaatagaaaaaataagggaaattatttacacaaaatagcaaaatttaatcttatttgatagatactgatagaagtttgtcagtgtctatcagtgatgaaACTGTTAgaaagtctatcactgatactaTGTGAAAgtctatcaattttttttttttttgttatatttttttaaatagtttgacattttactatatttgaaaattttataaaatataatggtTACTAAATGAAGGCTTTAAGAGTTTCAACTTTTCCACCGAGTCTTACATGAAGTTTACAATTTTAGTCCTTTAGATTTGGAATTTGgccatttaaatttataaaataatcaacataTTGACCAATGTGGCTggatttaatttctattttttcagTCTATAAGATTTTGGTTTAGTTTCTATTGGATTCTAagattcaaaatattacacacttaatttatatgtttcaatttagtacttatgtttcaaaatattacaattttatcattaaaatttgagttttgtctTAATTTGatccttaagtttcaaaatttacatttgTAACCTTAGTTTTTCAATAGAAAATCACTTTTCATTGACTTTGATGTTAATATCtatcaattaattcaaaaaaattataaagtgaaattttaaatttaattttaacaataacAGTAGTGAAACATAATCTTAATCAATAGACATTAACACTAAAGATGGAAAGCGATCAATTGGTGAACAACCAAAGATACAAAGTGTAAATCTCGAAACTTAAgcaccaaaatgaaataaaactcatATTTCAATggtaaatttataaaatcatgAAACCTCtaagaactaaattaaaaacttaaaaactaaaagcATAACATTTTAAAGTCTAGAAATCAAGTGGAAATTAGACCCAAAAAGTAATTTTCCCAAATTTCTATAATGGTACTCATGATTTCAAAATCATTAGATGCATACCCTTAATCATAATCAATAGCACTTAACAAAATCAGACAAAGAAATTTAGTTTGATGACTAGCCTACCATGTATAATGTTTGTTATAAATGAATggcaaataattatttttcaattattgtaaCCTATTGTTGTCCTAAAATTTCTAAGAGAGAACCTCTATTATTAGGTCATCTTGTTGTTCAATCTaaatatagctttaatattagAGCCTATAAAAGAGTTTCCCATATTTTTCAAAGCAAACCATCCACACAAAAGGAAACACtataaaaatcaagaaaaaaaagaggaaaaaaaaaagaaagcaaaagaaaatGGCCAAGAAGATTATTGCAATGTTTCTAATGTGTATTGTGGTGATGGGTGCTTTGCAATTTGGCACTGCCAATGAAGAGGTGGACAAATATGAGGCCAAATTTGAGGCCAAATATAAGTCTTGTTATGAAACTTGTGAGAAGGAATGTCTTCAAAATAGCAATGGCCAAAGTTTTTGTGAAGTTAAATGTGATGAAGATTGTGATGAAAAGGAAGTTGCTGGTACTcatctctctcttctctctctttttctaatgatatattatttatttcatacGAATTCATTTGttcaaaaattttctttgaatGGATCGGTACGATTAGAAATCTagaattagatttttttttttaattttaaaattcagaattgttttaaaaaatgatcaaaACTAGTATCATAGGTTATAAACtcgattatttttaaaagttgaaatatGTATTGTGTAATttgttataaattatataatgttaaaaaaactaaaatattcataaattaataaatattatactaTAGTCCAACAACTACGATTGGTTAAAACATGtttaatattgaatatattttctcatattaatttaaatttgttgtaTTTATTTTACAGATAAGTTACACATCGGATTGCGTTGAATAATGAAAAACAAGGAGAGAAAACTTTGAGGATGATTAAGAAAGGAGCTTTGAGGAGGATTTAATTAGTAATTGTATTAAAATCAAGTTTATGAGAGGAGTTAATGAGCCTCCTTTCTCCTccttaaattttatattgtaattttttat
Proteins encoded:
- the LOC120092462 gene encoding major pollen allergen Ole e 6-like; translation: MAKKIIAMFLMCIVVMGALQFGTANEEVDKYEAKFEAKYKSCYETCEKECLQNSNGQSFCEVKCDEDCDEKEVADKLHIGLR